The following proteins come from a genomic window of Gimesia chilikensis:
- a CDS encoding ammonia-forming cytochrome c nitrite reductase subunit c552 has product MNKSNRQISLSTLLLVAVISAALCFGVVALLTNIFERKQEARTTVMRVVEIDDNTTDPAVWGKNFPLQYDDYLKTADMVQTTYGGSEAIPQAPTDADPRDFVSRSKLERIPQLKQMWAGYAFSKDYREKRGHAFMLTDQLYTERQKVGQPGTCIHCHASTYVPMKELGDGDIMAGFEKLNTMPYMQAKDHVKHPVACIDCHEPETMALRITRPAFMEGIAAYKASQGIEDYDVNRDATRQEMRSYICGQCHVEYYFKGDKKRLTYPWAKGLTVDAAYEYYEEENFKDWTHAETEAPMLKAQHPEFELWSQGIHSRAGVSCADCHMAYKRVGAMKISDHHIRSPLLNVNASCGTCHKADDKELIARTEMIQARHQKLVEVALDSVIDLVNDINAAKKKGISAEKLKEAQQWQRKATFYVDYVEAENSSGFHAGQEAAWILGESINYSRKGQNVLHQAAQD; this is encoded by the coding sequence ATGAATAAGTCTAACAGACAAATCTCCCTGTCCACTCTGTTACTGGTGGCTGTTATCTCTGCAGCGCTCTGTTTTGGAGTGGTGGCTTTGCTGACGAATATTTTCGAGCGCAAGCAGGAAGCCCGTACAACAGTGATGCGGGTGGTTGAGATCGATGATAATACCACTGATCCCGCAGTCTGGGGGAAAAACTTTCCGCTGCAATACGATGACTATCTGAAAACAGCCGACATGGTACAAACCACGTATGGCGGGAGTGAGGCGATTCCGCAGGCACCGACCGATGCCGACCCGCGCGACTTTGTTTCACGGAGTAAATTAGAACGCATTCCTCAACTGAAACAGATGTGGGCCGGGTATGCCTTCTCAAAAGATTATCGCGAAAAACGAGGCCATGCCTTTATGTTGACCGATCAACTCTATACCGAACGCCAGAAAGTCGGTCAACCCGGGACCTGTATCCACTGTCACGCTTCCACATACGTCCCGATGAAGGAACTTGGAGATGGGGACATCATGGCAGGGTTTGAGAAACTCAACACCATGCCTTACATGCAGGCGAAAGATCATGTGAAGCATCCCGTTGCCTGTATCGACTGTCACGAACCGGAGACGATGGCACTGCGAATCACCCGCCCCGCGTTCATGGAAGGCATCGCTGCCTATAAAGCCTCGCAGGGAATTGAAGACTATGACGTCAATCGTGACGCCACGCGGCAGGAAATGCGGTCTTACATCTGTGGACAATGTCACGTGGAATACTATTTCAAAGGGGATAAAAAACGGCTGACCTATCCCTGGGCGAAAGGCCTCACGGTCGATGCCGCCTACGAGTATTACGAAGAAGAAAACTTCAAAGACTGGACGCACGCGGAAACAGAAGCGCCGATGCTGAAAGCTCAGCATCCGGAATTCGAGCTCTGGTCGCAGGGCATTCATTCACGGGCCGGTGTCAGTTGCGCGGATTGTCATATGGCGTATAAACGGGTGGGAGCGATGAAGATCAGCGATCATCATATTCGCAGTCCATTACTGAATGTGAATGCTTCTTGTGGCACCTGTCATAAAGCAGACGATAAAGAGCTGATTGCCCGCACGGAAATGATTCAGGCCCGTCATCAGAAACTGGTGGAGGTTGCCCTGGACAGTGTGATCGATCTGGTCAATGACATTAACGCTGCGAAGAAGAAAGGGATCTCTGCTGAGAAACTCAAGGAGGCCCAGCAGTGGCAACGTAAAGCCACCTTCTATGTCGACTATGTCGAAGCCGAGAACTCCTCTGGTTTCCATGCAGGTCAGGAGGCAGCCTGGATTCTGGGCGAGTCGATCAACTACTCCCGCAAAGGACAGAATGTGCTGCATCAGGCCGCACAGGACTGA